The Choristoneura fumiferana chromosome 11, NRCan_CFum_1, whole genome shotgun sequence genome includes a region encoding these proteins:
- the LOC141432423 gene encoding protein kinase C-like isoform X1: MRRRVHQVNGHKFMATFLRQPTFCSHCREFIWGLGKQGYQCQVCTCVVHKRCHSSVVTKCPGMKEEQHGGGGVSVSGGQRFNVNVPHRFVVHSYKRFTFCDHCGSLLYGLIKQGLQCEVCSMNVHKRCQKNVANNCGINTKMMAEILSEMGISPDKNPRPRTSKYNPVVLEGAGDAAGDPDKEPLDKHDDKGIVPLNPAWSSHWDDLRDIFTCYEGGDGGAGGAKDKVSLEDFTFIKVLGKGSFGKVMLAEKKGTDEVYAVKVLKKDAIIQDDDVECTLTERRVLALAARHPFLTALHCAFQTRDRLFFVMEYVDGGDLMFQIQRARKFDEPRARFYAAEVTLALQFLHLHGVIYRDLKLDNILLDADGHCKLADFGMCKEGILDGTTTTTFCGTPDYIAPEILQELEYGPSVDWWALGVLLYEMLAGQPPFEADNEDDLFESILHDDVLYPVWLSKDAVSILKGFMTKNPVRRLGVAGGAAGIRAHAFFRDVDWDALQQRRLRPPFRPKKSKREAVNFDAEFTKEEPVLTPVPPDVVRTINQEEFRGFSFVNSDFPPPAADKPAPAP, encoded by the exons ATGCGCCGCCGCGTGCACCAGGTCAACGGACACAAGTTCATGGCCACCTTCCTGCGACAGCCCACCTTCTGCAGCCACTGCCGCGAGTTCATCTG GGGTCTGGGAAAGCAGGGATATCAGTGTCAAG TGTGCACTTGTGTGGTGCACAAGCGCTGCCACTCCTCCGTTGTCACTAAATGCCCCGGCATGAAGGAAGAG CAacacggcggcggcggcgtgagCGTGTCGGGCGGGCAGCGGTTCAACGTGAACGTGCCGCATCGGTTCGTGGTGCACTCGTACAAGCGGTTCACGTTCTGCGACCACTGCGGCTCGCTGCTCTACGGACTGATCAAGCAGGGCCTGCAGTGCGAAG TGTGTTCGATGAACGTCCACAAGCGCTGCCAGAAGAACGTGGCCAACAACTGCGGCATCAACACCAAGATGATGGCGGAGATCCTCAGCGAGATGGGCATCTCGCCCGACAAGAACCCGCGCCCCCGGACCTCCAAG taCAACCCGGTGGTGCTGGAGGGCGCGGGCGACGCGGCCGGCGACCCCGACAAGGAGCCGCTGGACAAACACGACGACAAAG GTATAGTACCGCTGAACCCGGCGTGGAGCTCTCACTGGGACGACCTGCGCGACATATTCACGTGCTACGAAG GCGGCgacggcggcgcgggcggcgccaaGGATAAGGTCTCGCTGGAGGACTTCACGTTCATCAAGGTGCTGGGGAAAGGCTCCTTCGGGAAGGTCATGCTCGCGGAGAAAAAGGGCACCGACGAG GTGTACGCAGTGAAGGTGCTAAAGAAGGACGCCATAATCCAGGACGACGACGTGGAGTGCACCCTGACGGAGCGGCGCGTGCTGGCGCTGGCGGCGCGGCACCCGTTCCTGACGGCGCTGCACTGCGCCTTCCAGACGAGGGACCGCCTCTTCTTCGTCATGGAGTACGTCGACGGCGGCGACCTCATGTTCCAGATACAGCGCGCCAGGAAGTTCGACGAGCCGCGCGCCAG GTTCTACGCGGCGGAGGTGACGCTGGCGCTGCAGTTCCTGCACCTGCACGGCGTCATCTACCGCGACCTCAAGCTCGACAACATACTGCTGGACGCCGACGGACACTGCAAGCTGGCTGACTTCGGCATGTGCAAGGAGGGCATACTGG ATGGCACCACCACCACGACTTTCTGCGGCACGCCGGATTACATCGCACCCGAG ATCCTGCAGGAGCTGGAGTACGGTCCGTCGGTGGACTGGTGGGCGCTGGGCGTGCTGCTGTACGAGATGCTGGCGGGGCAGCCGCCCTTCGAGGCCGACAACGAGGACGACCTGTTCGAGTCCATCCTGCACGACGACGTGCTCTACCCCGTATGGCTCTCCAAGGACGCCGTCTCCATCCTCAAGG GTTTCATGACGAAGAACCCGGTCCGTCGGCTGGGcgtggcgggcggcgcggccggcATCCGCGCGCACGCGTTCTTCCGCGACGTGGACTGGGACGCGCTGCAGCAGCGCCGCCTGCGGCCGCCCTTCCGCCCTAAG AAAAGCAAACGCGAGGCGGTCAACTTCGACGCGGAGTTCACGAAGGAGGAGCCCGTGCTCACGCCCGTGCCGCCCGACGTCGTGCGCACCATCAACCAG GAGGAGTTCCGTGGCTTTTCGTTCGTGAACTCGGACTTCCCGCCGCCCGCGGCCGACaagccggcgccggcgccgtgA
- the LOC141432423 gene encoding protein kinase C-like isoform X2, which produces MRRRVHQVNGHKFMATFLRQPTFCSHCREFIWGLGKQGYQCQVCTCVVHKRCHSSVVTKCPGMKEEQHGGGGVSVSGGQRFNVNVPHRFVVHSYKRFTFCDHCGSLLYGLIKQGLQCEVCSMNVHKRCQKNVANNCGINTKMMAEILSEMGISPDKNPRPRTSKYNPVVLEGAGDAAGDPDKEPLDKHDDKGGDGGAGGAKDKVSLEDFTFIKVLGKGSFGKVMLAEKKGTDEVYAVKVLKKDAIIQDDDVECTLTERRVLALAARHPFLTALHCAFQTRDRLFFVMEYVDGGDLMFQIQRARKFDEPRARFYAAEVTLALQFLHLHGVIYRDLKLDNILLDADGHCKLADFGMCKEGILDGTTTTTFCGTPDYIAPEILQELEYGPSVDWWALGVLLYEMLAGQPPFEADNEDDLFESILHDDVLYPVWLSKDAVSILKGFMTKNPVRRLGVAGGAAGIRAHAFFRDVDWDALQQRRLRPPFRPKKSKREAVNFDAEFTKEEPVLTPVPPDVVRTINQEEFRGFSFVNSDFPPPAADKPAPAP; this is translated from the exons ATGCGCCGCCGCGTGCACCAGGTCAACGGACACAAGTTCATGGCCACCTTCCTGCGACAGCCCACCTTCTGCAGCCACTGCCGCGAGTTCATCTG GGGTCTGGGAAAGCAGGGATATCAGTGTCAAG TGTGCACTTGTGTGGTGCACAAGCGCTGCCACTCCTCCGTTGTCACTAAATGCCCCGGCATGAAGGAAGAG CAacacggcggcggcggcgtgagCGTGTCGGGCGGGCAGCGGTTCAACGTGAACGTGCCGCATCGGTTCGTGGTGCACTCGTACAAGCGGTTCACGTTCTGCGACCACTGCGGCTCGCTGCTCTACGGACTGATCAAGCAGGGCCTGCAGTGCGAAG TGTGTTCGATGAACGTCCACAAGCGCTGCCAGAAGAACGTGGCCAACAACTGCGGCATCAACACCAAGATGATGGCGGAGATCCTCAGCGAGATGGGCATCTCGCCCGACAAGAACCCGCGCCCCCGGACCTCCAAG taCAACCCGGTGGTGCTGGAGGGCGCGGGCGACGCGGCCGGCGACCCCGACAAGGAGCCGCTGGACAAACACGACGACAAAG GCGGCgacggcggcgcgggcggcgccaaGGATAAGGTCTCGCTGGAGGACTTCACGTTCATCAAGGTGCTGGGGAAAGGCTCCTTCGGGAAGGTCATGCTCGCGGAGAAAAAGGGCACCGACGAG GTGTACGCAGTGAAGGTGCTAAAGAAGGACGCCATAATCCAGGACGACGACGTGGAGTGCACCCTGACGGAGCGGCGCGTGCTGGCGCTGGCGGCGCGGCACCCGTTCCTGACGGCGCTGCACTGCGCCTTCCAGACGAGGGACCGCCTCTTCTTCGTCATGGAGTACGTCGACGGCGGCGACCTCATGTTCCAGATACAGCGCGCCAGGAAGTTCGACGAGCCGCGCGCCAG GTTCTACGCGGCGGAGGTGACGCTGGCGCTGCAGTTCCTGCACCTGCACGGCGTCATCTACCGCGACCTCAAGCTCGACAACATACTGCTGGACGCCGACGGACACTGCAAGCTGGCTGACTTCGGCATGTGCAAGGAGGGCATACTGG ATGGCACCACCACCACGACTTTCTGCGGCACGCCGGATTACATCGCACCCGAG ATCCTGCAGGAGCTGGAGTACGGTCCGTCGGTGGACTGGTGGGCGCTGGGCGTGCTGCTGTACGAGATGCTGGCGGGGCAGCCGCCCTTCGAGGCCGACAACGAGGACGACCTGTTCGAGTCCATCCTGCACGACGACGTGCTCTACCCCGTATGGCTCTCCAAGGACGCCGTCTCCATCCTCAAGG GTTTCATGACGAAGAACCCGGTCCGTCGGCTGGGcgtggcgggcggcgcggccggcATCCGCGCGCACGCGTTCTTCCGCGACGTGGACTGGGACGCGCTGCAGCAGCGCCGCCTGCGGCCGCCCTTCCGCCCTAAG AAAAGCAAACGCGAGGCGGTCAACTTCGACGCGGAGTTCACGAAGGAGGAGCCCGTGCTCACGCCCGTGCCGCCCGACGTCGTGCGCACCATCAACCAG GAGGAGTTCCGTGGCTTTTCGTTCGTGAACTCGGACTTCCCGCCGCCCGCGGCCGACaagccggcgccggcgccgtgA
- the LOC141432939 gene encoding uncharacterized protein, producing the protein MSKPEFCRTCFSTTSLLPIFNDHSDCEEFVNDLFITTGIKIVKNDTLSQLICSECNSFIKKSIEFRKKCKETNEKLLKLLNDPEKQEIEVKVDKLANNRLLSKLDTDDYVEMEGTFNEFIEKVNDDIFIDEKRQKKTDPSFIKVDKMPEGSETNQCPHCPKVFMKRRAFMAHQRTHKAVKAICQYCGKALKNEKALLVHCKAMHGYEKTDKCRFCDFRGSRPDLVKVIIHHLIIISLSRR; encoded by the exons ATGAGTAAGCCAGAATTCTGTAGAACGTGTTTCAGTACGACCAGTTTGTTACCAATTTTCAATGATCACAGCGACTGTGAAGAATTcgtgaatgatttatttattactacggGAATTAAG ATCGTAAAAAATGACACCCTCTCCCAACTAATTTGCTCTGAATGCaatagtttcataaaaaaatctatagaatttagaaaaaaatgcaaaGAAACAAACGAGAAGCTACTCAAACTGCTCAATGATCCTGAAAAACAAGAAATAGAAGTTAAAGTTGATAAGCTTGCCAATAATAGGTTATTAAGTAAATTAGATACAGACGACTATGTAGAAATGGAAGGTACTTTCAACGAATTTATAGAGAAAGTGAACGATGATATATTTATTGATGAAAAAAGGCAAAAGAAGACTGATCCGAGTTTTATCAAAGTTGATAAAATGCCGGAGGGCAGCGAGACCAACCAGTGCCCACATTGCCCCAAAGTGTTTATGAAGAGGAGAGCTTTTATGGCTCATCAGAGGACTCATAAAGCTGTTAAAGCAATTTGTCAG TATTGCGGCAAGGCATTGAAGAATGAAAAGGCACTGCTGGTGCACTGTAAAGCTATGCATGGCTATGAGAAGACGGACAAATGTCGCTTCTGCGACTTCCGGGGCTCACGGCCTGACTTGGTCAAGGTAATCAtccatcatctcatcatcatcagcttgtCACGAAGGTAG